The following nucleotide sequence is from Candidatus Aminicenantes bacterium.
GCCGACGTGGTCATCTTCATCCACCGCGACGACCAGTTCGACAAGGACTCGGAAAGGAAGGGCGAGGCCGACCTGATCGTCGCCAAGCAGAGGAACGGGCCGACCGGAAAGATCGTCCTGGCCTTTCTCGACAAGTTCACCAAATTCGCCAACATGGAATTTCACGAACGGGAATAACCGTGACGCAGGACGGACACGGACAGGAATGAAGGCATGACCAGCGCTCCCGACCGATGAAGCACGCGACTCTTTTCGAATGCATCGAATGCGGTTTCCAGGGGCCCAAATACTACGGGCGCTGCCCGCAATGCCAGGCCTGGAACTCGCTGGTGGAAAGCCCCGAAGCGGATGAAGACGCGGCCGTCGATGCGGAACCGGGCCAGGCGCCGCAAAAAATCGGCGCCATCGATCCCCGGGAGATCAGCCGGCTCCTCACCGGCATGGACGAGTTCGACC
It contains:
- a CDS encoding replicative DNA helicase (unwinds double stranded DNA), which gives rise to ADVVIFIHRDDQFDKDSERKGEADLIVAKQRNGPTGKIVLAFLDKFTKFANMEFHERE